From a region of the Canis lupus dingo isolate Sandy chromosome 5, ASM325472v2, whole genome shotgun sequence genome:
- the CAMTA2 gene encoding LOW QUALITY PROTEIN: calmodulin-binding transcription activator 2 (The sequence of the model RefSeq protein was modified relative to this genomic sequence to represent the inferred CDS: deleted 1 base in 1 codon) — translation MGTDSPSPRPLRPGVTLPPGALTMNTKDTTEVAENSHHLKIFLPKKLLECLPRCPLLPPERLRWNTNEEIASYLITFEKHDEWLSCAPKTRPQNGSIILYNRKKVKYRKDGYLWKKRKDGKTTREDHMKLKVQGMECLYGCYVHSSIVPTFHRRCYWLLQNPDIVLVHYLNVPALEDCGKGCSPIFCPVSSDRREWLKWSREELLGQLRPMFHGIKWSCGNGTEEFSVEQLVQQILDTHPTKPAPRTHACLCSGGLGSGSLTHKCSSTKHRIISPKVEPRALTLTSVPHPHPPEPPPLIAPLPPELPKAHASPSSSSSSSSSSSGFAEPLEIRPSPPTSRGGSSRGGTAILLLTGLEQRAGGLTPTRHLAPQTDPRPSMSLAVVVGSETSSPPAPPSPAFDPDRFLNSPQRGQTYGGGQGVSPDFPEAEATHTPCPALEPAAALEPQAAARGPPPLPGASGRRGNRFFIQDDGSGEELKAQGAAPPAPSPHPSPPPSPAPLEPPGRGGRGETLFGGAAGASELEPFGLASFPDLMGELISDEAPGAPVPTAQLSPALSTITDFSPEWSYPEGGVKVLITGPWTEAAEHYSCVFDHIAVPASLVQPGVLRCYCPAHEVGLVSLQVAGREGPLSASVLFEYRARRFLSLPSTQLDWLSLDDNQFRMSILERLEQMEKRMADMAAAGQAPCRSPNAPPIQDEGQGPGFEARVVVLVENMIPRSTWRGPERLAHGSPFRGMSLLHLAAAQGYARLIDTLSQWRSMGTVSLDLEQEADPLNVDHFSCTPLMWACALGHLEAAVLLFRWNRQALSIPDSLGRLPLSVAQSRGHVRLARCLEELQRQEAAAELPLALSPPSSSPDTGLSSVSSPSELSDGTFSVTSAYSSAPDGSPPPAPVLASEMAMEETMPGQLSSGAPEGPLFLMDCEATNPQEPVPSRPPFPPAPEGGAASEEADSPPAVDVIPVDMISLARQIIEATPERIKREDFVGLPDAGAPMRERTGALGLSETMSWLASYLENVDHFPSSAPPSELPLERGRLSVPPAPSWAEFLSASASGKMESDFALLTLSDHEQRELYEAARVIQTAFRKYKGRRLKEQQEVAAAVIQRCYRKYKQLTWIALKFALYKKMTQAAILIQSKFRSYYEQKRFQQSRRAAVLIQQHYRSYRRRPAGTLQARSKGSFLTKKQDQAARKIMRFLRRCRHRMRELKQNQELEGLPQPGLAT, via the exons ATGGG CAcagactccccctccccccggcccctcAGGCCGGGGGTGACCTTGCCCCCTGGAGCCCTCACCATGAATACCAAGGATACCACCGAGGTTGCTG AGAACAGCCACCACCTGAAGATCTTTCTCCCCAAGAAGCTGCTGGAGTGTCTTCCTCGCTGTCCACTGCTGCCTCCAGAGCGGCTACGGTGGAATACAAATGAG GAGATTGCATCCTACTTGATCACCTTTGAGAAGCATGACGAGTGGCTATCCTGTGCCCCGAAGACAAG GCCTCAGAATGGCTCCATCATCCTCTACAACCGCAAGAAGGTGAAATACCGGAAGGACGGTTACCTGTGGAAGAAGCGGAAGGATGGGAAGACCACGAGAGAGGACCATATGAAGCTGAAGGTCCAGGGCATGGAG TGTCTCTATGGCTGCTACGTTCACTCTTCCATCGTCCCCACATTCCATCGGCGCTGCTACTGGCTGCTCCAG AACCCTGACATCGTGCTTGTACACTACTTGAACGTCCCTGCCCTGGAGGACTGTGGAAAAGGCTGCAGCCCCATCTTTTGTCCTGTCAGCAGCGACCGTCGCGAGTGGCTGAAGTGGTCCCGGGAGGAGCTGCTGGGGCAGCTGAGGCCCATGT TTCATGGCATCAAGTGGAGCTGTGGGAACGGGACAGAGGAGTTCTCCGTGGAGCAGCTGGTGCAGCAGATCCTAGACACCCACCCGACCAAGCCCGCACCCCGAACCCATGCCTGCCTCTGCAGTGGGGGCCTCG GTTCCGGGAGCCTCACCCACAAATGCAGCAGCACAAAACACCGCATCATCTCTCCCAAAGTGGAGCCCCGAGCTTTAACCCTGACCTCTgtgccccacccacacccccctgAGCCCCCTCCACTGATAGCCCCTCTTCCCCCAGAGCTCCCAAAGGCACatgcttccccttcctcttcctcgtcctcgtcctcttcttcctctggcttTGCAGAACCCCTAGAGATTAGACCTAGCCCCCCCACCTCTCGAGGGGGTTCATCCAGAGGAGGCACCGCAATCCTCCTCCTGACGGGACTGGAGCAGCGTGCGGGGGGCTTGACGCCCACCAGGCACTTGGCTCCCCAGACTGACCCTAGGCCTTCCATGAGCTTGGCTGTGGTTGTGGGCTCTGAGACCtcttccccacctgctcctcccagccctgcctttgacccagatCGTTTTCTCAACAGCCCTCAGAGGGGTCAGACCTATGGAGGGGGCCAGGGGGTAAGCCCAGACTTCCCCGAGGCAGAGGccacccacaccccctgccctgccctggagccCGCTGCTGCCCTGGAGCCCCAGGCGGCTGCTCGggggcctcctcctctgccaggaGCAAGTGGGAGAAGAGGAAATCGCTTCTTCATTCAAGATgatggcagtggggaggagcTCAAGGCCCAGGGGGCTGCCCCACCTGCACCTTCACCTCATCCCTCGCCCCCACCTTCACCTGCCCCCTTGGAGCCACCAGGccggggaggaagaggggagaccTTGTTTGGAGGAGCTGCAGGGGCCAGTGAACTGGAGCCCTTCGGTCTTGCATCATTCCCTGACCTCATGGGAGAGCTCATCAGCGACGAGGCTCCAGGAGCCCCTGTCCCAACTGCCCAGCTCTCTCCGGCTCTTAGCACCATCACAGACTTCTCCCCGGAGTGGTCCTACCCAGAG GGTGGGGTCAAGGTGCTCATCACAGGTCCCTGGACAGAGGCTGCGGAGCATTACTCCTGTGTTTTTGATCACATCGCTGTGCCAGCCTCTCTTGTCCAGCCTGGTGTCCTACGCTGCTACTGTCCTG cccatGAGGTTGGGCTGGTATCTTTGCAGGTGGCGGGGCGGGAGGGCCCCctttctgcctctgtgctctTTGAGTATCGAGCCCGCCGGTTCCTGTCATTGCCTAGTACTCAGCTTGACTGGTTGTCACTGGACG ACAACCAGTTCCGGATGTCCATCCTGGAGCGGCTGGAGCAGATGGAGAAGCGCATGGCCGACATGGCAGCAGCCGGGCAGGCTCCCTGCCGCAGTCCCAATGCACCTCCAATTCAG GATGAAGGCCAGGGGCCGGGGTTTGAGGCCCGAGTGGTGGTCTTGGTGGAAAACATGATCCCACGCTCGACCTGGAGGGGTCCTGAACGTCTGGCGCATGGAAGCCCTTTCCGGGGCATGAGCCTTCTGCACCTGGCCGCTGCCCAGGGCTACGCCCGCCTCATCGACACCCTGAGCCAGTGGCG GAGCATGGGGACAGTGAGCTTGGACTTAGAGCAAGAGGCTGACCCGCTCAACGTGGACCACTTCTCTTGCACCCCACTG ATGTGGGCTtgtgccctggggcacctggaggccGCTGTGCTCCTCTTCCGCTGGAACAGACAGGCGCTGAGCATTCCTGACTCTCTGGGCCGGCTGCCCCTGTCGGTGGCGCAGTCCCGGGGTCACGTGCGCCTGGCCCGCTGCCTCGAGGAACTGCAGAGACAGGAGGCTGCAGCCGAGCTTCCACTTGCCCTGTCACCACCCTCCTCCAGCCCAGACACAG GACTGAGCAGCGTCTCCTCACCCTCGGAGCTGTCGGATGGTACTTTCTCCGTCACGTCAGCCTACTCCAGCGCCCCAGATGGCagtcctccccccgcccctgtgCTGGCCTCCGAGATGGCTATGGAAGAGACCATGCCAGGCCAGCTCTCCTCCGGTGCCCCTGAGGGCCCCCTATTTCTCATGGACTGTGAAGCCACCAACCCCCAAGAGCCGGTACCCTCACGGCCTCCTTTCCCCCCAGCCCCAGAGGGTGGGGCTGCCTCAGAGGAAGCAGACAGCCCCCCGGCTGTGGATGTGATCCCG GTGGACATGATCTCACTCGCCAGGCAGATCATCGAAGCCACACCAGAGCGGATTAAACGAGAGGACTTTGTGGGGCTGCCTGATGCTGGAGCACCAATGAGGGAGCGGACAGGGGCCCTGGGGCTCAGCGAGACCATGTCCTGGCTGGCCAGCTACCTGGAGAATGTGGACCATTTCCCCAGCTCAGCCCCTCCCAG CGAACTG CCCTTGGAGCGTGGGCGCCTGTCTGTCCCTCCAGCACCCTCCTGGGCAGAGTTTCTGTCCGCCTCTGCCAGCGGCAAGATGGAGAGTGACTTTGCCCTGCTGACGCTATCGGATCATGAGCAGCGGGAACTGTACGAGGCAGCTCGAGTCATCCAGACAGCCTTCCGAAAGTACAAG GGCCGGAGGCTGAAGGAACAGCAGGAGGTGGCAGCCGCTGTGATCCAGCGCTGCTACCGGAAGTACAAGCAG CTGACCTGGATTGCACTGAAG TTTGCACTCTACAAGAAGATGACCCAGGCGGCCATCCTGATCCAGAGCAAGTTCCGGAGCTACTACGAGCAGAAGCGGTTCCAGCAGAGCCGCCGCGCGGCGGTGCTCATCCAGCAGCACTACCGCTCCTATCGCCGCCGACCAGCGGGCACCCTGCAGGCCCGCAGCAA AGGCTCCTTTCTCACCAAGAAGCAGGACCAGGCAGCCCGGAAGATCATGCGCTTCCTGCGGCGCTGCCGACACAG GATGAGGGAACTGAAGCAGAACCAGGAGCTGGAAGGGCTCCCCCAGCCCGGCCTGGCCACCTGA
- the SPAG7 gene encoding sperm-associated antigen 7 isoform X1 has protein sequence MADLLGSILSSMEKPPSFGDQESRRKAREQAARLKKLQEQEKQQKVEFRKRCLQGEAWMPEKAWGARPGAPGLGAGAVTSCVPLLSPKMEKEVSDFIQDSGQIKKKFQPMNKIERSILHDVVEVAGLTSFSFGEDDECRYVMIFKKEFAPSDEELDSYRRGEEWDPQKAEEKRKLKELAQRQEEEVAQQGPVVVSPASDYKDKYSHLIGKGAAKDAAHMLQANKTYGCVPVANKRDTRSIEEAMNEIRAKKRLRQSGEELPPTS, from the exons ATGGCGGACCTACTGGGCTCCATCCTGAGCTCCATGGAGAAGCCACCCAGCTTCGGGGACCAGGAGTCTCGGCGCAAGGCCCGAG AGCAGGCTGCGCGCCTGAAGAAACTACAGGAGCAAGAGAAACAGCAGAAAGTGGAGTTTCGTAAACGG TGTCTCCAGGGAGAAGCCTGGATGCCAGAGAAGGCGTGGGGGGCAAGGCCCGGTGCCCCAGGCTTGGGAGCTGGTGCAGTCACCTCATGTGTTCCTCTTCTGTCTCCCAAGATGGAGAAAGAGGTGTCAGATTTCATCCAAGACAGTGGGCAGATCAAGAAAAAGTTTCAGCCGATGAACAAGATAGAGAGGAGCATCCT ACACGATGTTGTGGAAGTGGCCGGCCTAACGTCCTTCTCCTTCGGGGAAGATGATGAGTGTCGCTATGTAATGATCTTCAAAAAG GAGTTTGCGCCATCAGACGAGGAGCTGGACTCCTACCGCCGAGGTGAGGAGTGGGACCCCCAGAAGGCTGAGGAAAAACGGAAGCTGAAG GAGCTGGCCCAGcggcaggaggaggaggtggcacaGCAGGGTCCGGTGGTGGTGAGCCCTGCTAGTGACTACAAAGACAAGTACAGCCACCTCATCGGCAAGGGGGCAGCCAAGGATGCCGCCCACATGTTGCAGGCCAACAAGACCTATGGCTGTG TGCCCGTGGCCAACAAGAGGGATACGCGCTCCATCGAAGAGGCCATGAACGAGATCCGGGCCAAGAAGCGCCTGCGGCAGAGTGGGGAAGAGTTGCCACCCACATCCTAG
- the SPAG7 gene encoding sperm-associated antigen 7 isoform X3: MADLLGSILSSMEKPPSFGDQESRRKAREQAARLKKLQEQEKQQKVEFRKRMEKEVSDFIQDSGQIKKKFQPMNKIERSILHDVVEVAGLTSFSFGEDDECRYVMIFKKEFAPSDEELDSYRRGEEWDPQKAEEKRKLKELAQRQEEEVAQQGPVVVSPASDYKDKYSHLIGKGAAKDAAHMLQANKTYGCVPVANKRDTRSIEEAMNEIRAKKRLRQSGEELPPTS, from the exons ATGGCGGACCTACTGGGCTCCATCCTGAGCTCCATGGAGAAGCCACCCAGCTTCGGGGACCAGGAGTCTCGGCGCAAGGCCCGAG AGCAGGCTGCGCGCCTGAAGAAACTACAGGAGCAAGAGAAACAGCAGAAAGTGGAGTTTCGTAAACGG ATGGAGAAAGAGGTGTCAGATTTCATCCAAGACAGTGGGCAGATCAAGAAAAAGTTTCAGCCGATGAACAAGATAGAGAGGAGCATCCT ACACGATGTTGTGGAAGTGGCCGGCCTAACGTCCTTCTCCTTCGGGGAAGATGATGAGTGTCGCTATGTAATGATCTTCAAAAAG GAGTTTGCGCCATCAGACGAGGAGCTGGACTCCTACCGCCGAGGTGAGGAGTGGGACCCCCAGAAGGCTGAGGAAAAACGGAAGCTGAAG GAGCTGGCCCAGcggcaggaggaggaggtggcacaGCAGGGTCCGGTGGTGGTGAGCCCTGCTAGTGACTACAAAGACAAGTACAGCCACCTCATCGGCAAGGGGGCAGCCAAGGATGCCGCCCACATGTTGCAGGCCAACAAGACCTATGGCTGTG TGCCCGTGGCCAACAAGAGGGATACGCGCTCCATCGAAGAGGCCATGAACGAGATCCGGGCCAAGAAGCGCCTGCGGCAGAGTGGGGAAGAGTTGCCACCCACATCCTAG
- the SPAG7 gene encoding sperm-associated antigen 7 isoform X4, with translation MGHMDQAVGDHSFLPAAAEAGPGSREQAARLKKLQEQEKQQKVEFRKRMEKEVSDFIQDSGQIKKKFQPMNKIERSILHDVVEVAGLTSFSFGEDDECRYVMIFKKEFAPSDEELDSYRRGEEWDPQKAEEKRKLKELAQRQEEEVAQQGPVVVSPASDYKDKYSHLIGKGAAKDAAHMLQANKTYGCVPVANKRDTRSIEEAMNEIRAKKRLRQSGEELPPTS, from the exons ATGGGGCACATGGACCAGGCCGTTGGAGACCACAGTTTCCTACCCGCCGCGGCAGAGGCTGGCCCGGGAAGCCGAG AGCAGGCTGCGCGCCTGAAGAAACTACAGGAGCAAGAGAAACAGCAGAAAGTGGAGTTTCGTAAACGG ATGGAGAAAGAGGTGTCAGATTTCATCCAAGACAGTGGGCAGATCAAGAAAAAGTTTCAGCCGATGAACAAGATAGAGAGGAGCATCCT ACACGATGTTGTGGAAGTGGCCGGCCTAACGTCCTTCTCCTTCGGGGAAGATGATGAGTGTCGCTATGTAATGATCTTCAAAAAG GAGTTTGCGCCATCAGACGAGGAGCTGGACTCCTACCGCCGAGGTGAGGAGTGGGACCCCCAGAAGGCTGAGGAAAAACGGAAGCTGAAG GAGCTGGCCCAGcggcaggaggaggaggtggcacaGCAGGGTCCGGTGGTGGTGAGCCCTGCTAGTGACTACAAAGACAAGTACAGCCACCTCATCGGCAAGGGGGCAGCCAAGGATGCCGCCCACATGTTGCAGGCCAACAAGACCTATGGCTGTG TGCCCGTGGCCAACAAGAGGGATACGCGCTCCATCGAAGAGGCCATGAACGAGATCCGGGCCAAGAAGCGCCTGCGGCAGAGTGGGGAAGAGTTGCCACCCACATCCTAG
- the SPAG7 gene encoding sperm-associated antigen 7 isoform X2 has protein sequence MGHMDQAVGDHSFLPAAAEAGPGSREQAARLKKLQEQEKQQKVEFRKRCLQGEAWMPEKAWGARPGAPGLGAGAVTSCVPLLSPKMEKEVSDFIQDSGQIKKKFQPMNKIERSILHDVVEVAGLTSFSFGEDDECRYVMIFKKEFAPSDEELDSYRRGEEWDPQKAEEKRKLKELAQRQEEEVAQQGPVVVSPASDYKDKYSHLIGKGAAKDAAHMLQANKTYGCVPVANKRDTRSIEEAMNEIRAKKRLRQSGEELPPTS, from the exons ATGGGGCACATGGACCAGGCCGTTGGAGACCACAGTTTCCTACCCGCCGCGGCAGAGGCTGGCCCGGGAAGCCGAG AGCAGGCTGCGCGCCTGAAGAAACTACAGGAGCAAGAGAAACAGCAGAAAGTGGAGTTTCGTAAACGG TGTCTCCAGGGAGAAGCCTGGATGCCAGAGAAGGCGTGGGGGGCAAGGCCCGGTGCCCCAGGCTTGGGAGCTGGTGCAGTCACCTCATGTGTTCCTCTTCTGTCTCCCAAGATGGAGAAAGAGGTGTCAGATTTCATCCAAGACAGTGGGCAGATCAAGAAAAAGTTTCAGCCGATGAACAAGATAGAGAGGAGCATCCT ACACGATGTTGTGGAAGTGGCCGGCCTAACGTCCTTCTCCTTCGGGGAAGATGATGAGTGTCGCTATGTAATGATCTTCAAAAAG GAGTTTGCGCCATCAGACGAGGAGCTGGACTCCTACCGCCGAGGTGAGGAGTGGGACCCCCAGAAGGCTGAGGAAAAACGGAAGCTGAAG GAGCTGGCCCAGcggcaggaggaggaggtggcacaGCAGGGTCCGGTGGTGGTGAGCCCTGCTAGTGACTACAAAGACAAGTACAGCCACCTCATCGGCAAGGGGGCAGCCAAGGATGCCGCCCACATGTTGCAGGCCAACAAGACCTATGGCTGTG TGCCCGTGGCCAACAAGAGGGATACGCGCTCCATCGAAGAGGCCATGAACGAGATCCGGGCCAAGAAGCGCCTGCGGCAGAGTGGGGAAGAGTTGCCACCCACATCCTAG
- the ENO3 gene encoding beta-enolase isoform X1: protein MAMQKIFAREILDSRGNPTVEVDLHTAKGRFRAAVPSGASTGIYEALELRDGDKSRYLGKGVLKAVEHINKTLGPALLEKKLSVVDQEKVDKFMIELDGTENKSKFGANAILGVSLAVCKAGAAEKGVPLYRHIADLAGNPDLVLPVPAFNVINGGSHAGNKLAMQEFMILPVGASSFREAMRIGAEVYHHLKGVIKAKYGKDATNVGDEGGFAPNILENNEALELLKTAIQAAGYPDKVVIGMDVAASEFYRNGKYDLDFKSPDDPARHITGEKLGELYKSFIKNYPVVSIEDPFDQDDWATWTSFLSGVNIQIVGDDLTVTNPKRIAQAVEKKACNCLLLKVNQIGSVTESIQACKLAQSNGWGVMVSHRSGETEDTFIADLVVGLCTGQIKTGAPCRSERLAKYNQLMRIEEALGDKAVFAGRKFRNPKAK from the exons ATGGCCATGCAGAAAATCTTCGCCCGGGAGATCCTGGACTCCAGGGGCAACCCCACGGTAGAAGTGGACCTGCACACGGCCAAGG GCCGATTTCGAGCAGCTGTGCCCAGCGGAGCCTCCACTGGTATCTACGAAGCCCTGGAACTGAGAGATGGAGACAAGTCCCGCTACCTAGGGAAAG GTGTCCTCAAGGCTGTGGAACACATCAACAAGACCCTAGGCCCTGCTctgctggaaaag AAACTCAGCGTGGTGGATCAAGAGAAAGTTGACAAATTCATGATTGAGCTGGATGGGACAGAGAATAAGT CCAAGTTCGGGGCAAATGCCATCTTGGGTGTGTCCCTGGCTGTGTGCAAGGCTGGAGCGGCAGAGAAAGGGGTCCCACTCTACCGGCACATCGCGGACCTCGCCGGGAACCCTGACTTAGTCCTGCCCGTCCCT GCCTTCAATGTCATCAATGGGGGCTCCCACGCCGGGAACAAGCTGGCCATGCAGGAGTTCATGATCTTGCCCGTGGGAGCCAGCTCCTTCAGGGAAGCCATGCGTATCGGCGCTGAGGTCTACCACCACCTCAAGGGTGTCATCAAGGCCAAGTATGGGAAGGATGCCACCAACGTGGGGGACGAAGGCGGCTTCGCACCCAACATCCTGGAGAACAATGAGG CCCTGGAGCTGCTGAAGACGGCCATCCAGGCCGCCGGCTACCCAGACAAGGTGGTGATTGGCATGGACGTGGCAGCATCTGAGTTCTATCGCAACGGGAAGTACGACCTGGACTTCAAGTCACCTGATGACCCTGCTCGGCACATCACTGGGGAGAAGCTGGGCGAGCTGTATAAGAGCTTCATCAAGAACTACCCTG TGGTCTCCATCGAGGACCCATTTGACCAGGACGACTGGGCCACCTGGACCTCATTCCTCTCGGGGGTTAACATCCAGATTGTGGGGGACGACCTCACAGTCACCAACCCCAAGAGGATTGCCCAGGCCGTGGAGAAGAAGGCCTGCAACTGCCTGCTGCTGAAGGTCAACCAGATCGGCTCCGTGACTGAGTCCATCCAGGC CTGCAAACTGGCTCAGTCTAACGGCTGGGGGGTGATGGTGAGCCACCGCTCCGGGGAGACGGAGGACACATTTATCGCCGACCTCGTCGTGGGGCTCTGCACAGGGCAG ATCAAGACTGGTGCTCCCTGCCGCTCGGAGCGGCTGGCCAAGTACAACCAGCTCATGAG GATTGAAGAGGCTCTCGGGGACAAGGCTGTCTTTGCCGGACGCAAGTTCCGTAACCCGAAGGCCAAGTGA
- the ENO3 gene encoding beta-enolase isoform X2 yields MSGATSAVPAPRAGRRAEAERPSKSGSPPPPPPPAGPGRWGERAAREAIMRTLRAMAMQKIFAREILDSRGNPTVEVDLHTAKGRFRAAVPSGASTGIYEALELRDGDKSRYLGKGVLKAVEHINKTLGPALLEKKLSVVDQEKVDKFMIELDGTENKSKFGANAILGVSLAVCKAGAAEKGVPLYRHIADLAGNPDLVLPVPAFNVINGGSHAGNKLAMQEFMILPVGASSFREAMRIGAEVYHHLKGVIKAKYGKDATNVGDEGGFAPNILENNEALELLKTAIQAAGYPDKVVIGMDVAASEFYRNGKYDLDFKSPDDPARHITGEKLGELYKSFIKNYPVVSIEDPFDQDDWATWTSFLSGVNIQIVGDDLTVTNPKRIAQAVEKKACNCLLLKVNQIGSVTESIQACKLAQSNGWGVMVSHRSGETEDTFIADLVVGLCTGQIKTGAPCRSERLAKYNQLMRIEEALGDKAVFAGRKFRNPKAK; encoded by the exons ATGAGCGGGGCGACAAGTGCTGTCCCAGCGCCCCGGGCAGGGCGCCGCGCCGAGGCTGAGCGCCCGTCTAAATcgggctccccgccccctcccccaccccctgctggcCCGGGGCGCTGGGGAGAGCGGGCGGCCCGAGAGGCCATCATGAGGACCCTGAGAG CCATGGCCATGCAGAAAATCTTCGCCCGGGAGATCCTGGACTCCAGGGGCAACCCCACGGTAGAAGTGGACCTGCACACGGCCAAGG GCCGATTTCGAGCAGCTGTGCCCAGCGGAGCCTCCACTGGTATCTACGAAGCCCTGGAACTGAGAGATGGAGACAAGTCCCGCTACCTAGGGAAAG GTGTCCTCAAGGCTGTGGAACACATCAACAAGACCCTAGGCCCTGCTctgctggaaaag AAACTCAGCGTGGTGGATCAAGAGAAAGTTGACAAATTCATGATTGAGCTGGATGGGACAGAGAATAAGT CCAAGTTCGGGGCAAATGCCATCTTGGGTGTGTCCCTGGCTGTGTGCAAGGCTGGAGCGGCAGAGAAAGGGGTCCCACTCTACCGGCACATCGCGGACCTCGCCGGGAACCCTGACTTAGTCCTGCCCGTCCCT GCCTTCAATGTCATCAATGGGGGCTCCCACGCCGGGAACAAGCTGGCCATGCAGGAGTTCATGATCTTGCCCGTGGGAGCCAGCTCCTTCAGGGAAGCCATGCGTATCGGCGCTGAGGTCTACCACCACCTCAAGGGTGTCATCAAGGCCAAGTATGGGAAGGATGCCACCAACGTGGGGGACGAAGGCGGCTTCGCACCCAACATCCTGGAGAACAATGAGG CCCTGGAGCTGCTGAAGACGGCCATCCAGGCCGCCGGCTACCCAGACAAGGTGGTGATTGGCATGGACGTGGCAGCATCTGAGTTCTATCGCAACGGGAAGTACGACCTGGACTTCAAGTCACCTGATGACCCTGCTCGGCACATCACTGGGGAGAAGCTGGGCGAGCTGTATAAGAGCTTCATCAAGAACTACCCTG TGGTCTCCATCGAGGACCCATTTGACCAGGACGACTGGGCCACCTGGACCTCATTCCTCTCGGGGGTTAACATCCAGATTGTGGGGGACGACCTCACAGTCACCAACCCCAAGAGGATTGCCCAGGCCGTGGAGAAGAAGGCCTGCAACTGCCTGCTGCTGAAGGTCAACCAGATCGGCTCCGTGACTGAGTCCATCCAGGC CTGCAAACTGGCTCAGTCTAACGGCTGGGGGGTGATGGTGAGCCACCGCTCCGGGGAGACGGAGGACACATTTATCGCCGACCTCGTCGTGGGGCTCTGCACAGGGCAG ATCAAGACTGGTGCTCCCTGCCGCTCGGAGCGGCTGGCCAAGTACAACCAGCTCATGAG GATTGAAGAGGCTCTCGGGGACAAGGCTGTCTTTGCCGGACGCAAGTTCCGTAACCCGAAGGCCAAGTGA
- the PFN1 gene encoding profilin-1, with protein MAGWNAYIDNLMADGTCQDAAIVGYKDSPSVWAAVPGKTFVNITPAEVGVLVGKDRSSFFVNGLTLGGQKCSVIRDSLLQDGEFTMDLRTKSSGGAPTFNITVTMTAKTLVLLMGKEGVHGGMINKKCYEMASHLRRSQY; from the exons ATGGCCGGCTGGAACGCCTACATCGACAACCTCATGGCGGACGGGACCTGTCAGGACGCGGCCATCGTGGGCTATAAGGACTCGCCCTCCGTGTGGGCCGCCGTCCCCGGGAAGACCTTCGTCAACATCACG CCAGCTGAGGTCGGTGTCCTGGTTGGCAAAGACCGGTCGAGTTTTTTCGTGAACGGGCTGACACTGGGAGGCCAGAAGTGTTCTGTGATCCGGGACTCGCTGCTGCAGGATGGGGAGTTTACTATGGACCTTCGTACCAAGAGCAGCGGTGGAGCGCCCACTTTCAACATCACTGTCACCATGACTGCCAAGA CGCTAGTCCTGCTGATGGGCAAAGAAGGTGTCCACGGTGGTATGATCAACAAGAAATGTTATGAAATGGCTTCCCACCTGCGGCGTTCCCAGTACTGA